The Streptomyces sp. HUAS MG91 sequence AGTAACCGAAGGCGCGGGCCGTGTTGGCGGAGACCGACGTCGCGAGGGCTTCCTCGGTGACGCCCTTGACCTCGGCCATCGCCCGCAGCGTGACCGGAATGAGATAAGGGGCGTTAGGCCGACCGCGGTACGGGGCCGGGGTCAGGAACGGCGCGTCGGTCTCCACGAGGACCAGTTCCGCCGGCGCCACGGCGAGCGCGTCGCGCAGCGGCTGCGCGTTCTTGAACGTCATGTTGCCCGCGAACGACATGAAGTAGCCGTTGCGCGCGCAGACTTGCGCCATGTCGGCGTCGCCGGAGTAGCAGTGGAAGACGGTGCGCTCGGGGGCGCCCTCCTCCTTCAGGACGCGCAGCACGTCGTCGTGCGCCTCGCGATCGTGGATGACGAGGGCCTTGCCGTGCCGCTTGGCGATCTCGATGTGGGCGCGGAAGGACCTCTCCTGGGCGGCCTTGCCCTCCGGTCCCGTACGGAAGTAGTCGAGGCCCGTCTCGCCGACGCCCTTGACCTGCGGCAGCGCGGCGAGCCGGTCGATCTCGGCGAGCGCCTCGTCGAGCCCGGCGTCGCCGAGCGGCGCGCGGGCGCCCTGCCGGGACCAGCCGTCGGGATCGCCGTGGACGATGCGGGGCGCCTCGTTGGGGTGCAGGGCGACGGTGGCGTGCACGGCGGCGTGGGCCGCCGCCGTCTCGGCCGCCCAGCGGGAGCCCGCCAGGTCGCAGCCGACCTGCACCGCGGTCGTCACCCCCACCGAGGCCGCCTTGGCGAGGGCCTCCTCCACGGTGCCCGCCTGCAT is a genomic window containing:
- a CDS encoding TatD family hydrolase is translated as MSPDRAKDVTPPPLPAPLAVEVADSHTHLDMQAGTVEEALAKAASVGVTTAVQVGCDLAGSRWAAETAAAHAAVHATVALHPNEAPRIVHGDPDGWSRQGARAPLGDAGLDEALAEIDRLAALPQVKGVGETGLDYFRTGPEGKAAQERSFRAHIEIAKRHGKALVIHDREAHDDVLRVLKEEGAPERTVFHCYSGDADMAQVCARNGYFMSFAGNMTFKNAQPLRDALAVAPAELVLVETDAPFLTPAPYRGRPNAPYLIPVTLRAMAEVKGVTEEALATSVSANTARAFGY